Genomic segment of Streptomyces longhuiensis:
GCAACGACGCGTACTGGCAGCCCGGCCGCCCGTACCTCGACGGTGTCGAACTGCGCGTCATGGCCCAGGCCGACGCGCTGGTCTCCTCGTTGCGCTCGGGCCAGTCCCAGCTCTCCTACCAGGTCCCCGGCAAGAGTCTTGCCGCGGTCAAGGGCAACCCGGATCTCACGATCACGAGCTACGACACCGGTGACGGCGCCGCCTACGTGGGTGTCAACACCACCGTCGCGCCGCTCGACGACAAGACGGTCCGCCAGGCCGTCGCCTGGGCACTCGACCGTGAGCGCATCGTCGATCAGACGCTCGGCGGCTACGGACTGGCATCCGCCGCGCCCTGGCCCAAGTCGTCGCCCGCCTTCACCGAAGCCGGCCGCACCCACTACACGCACAACCCCGCCAAGGCCCGCCGGCTCCTGAAGTCCGCCGGCCTGACCAGGCTCCGGCTCCCGCTGCTGCACCTCAGCCTGCCCGGCGAGACCGCCATCGCCGAATCGGTCCAGTACGACCTGAAGCAGGTCGGCATCGCCGTCGAACTCCAGCCCACCGACCCCGCCACCGCCCAGAAGAAGCTCATCTCGCAGGACATGCCGGCGCTGTGGACCATGTCCCACGGCTTCGCCCAGGTCCAGCCGTCCACCCTCGCGGTGAGCGCCTATCCCTTCAACGAGGCCAAGAACACCTCCAAGTACCACTCCGCCGCGTACACCAAGGTGGTGCGCGAGGCGTGGACCACCAGGGACACGGCCGGCGCCGCGACCAACGCGCAGTACCGGAAGATCTCCGGCATCCTGCTCGACCAGGCCTTCATCATCGACCTCGCCATCCGGGGCCGGGTGCAGGTCGCGAGCAAGAAGCTGCACGGCGTCACCCTCAACAAGTTCTCGTACCTCAACCTCGACGACGCGTACCTGGTCTGACATGCGCAGCTATCTCCTCAGGCGGCTGCCGTCCGCCCTCCTCGTCCTCCTGCTGGCCTCCTTCCTCATCTTCGCGATCCTGCGCCTGGTCCCGGGCGACCCGGCCAGTTCCCTCGCGGGGCCCGACGCGAGCGCCGCGACCGTCGCCGCCATCCGCGAGCGACTCGGGCTGAACGCACCGCTGTTGACGCAGTACACGAGTTGGATCGGCGACCTCGCGCGCGGGGACCTCGGGCCGTCGTACGCGATCGGAGGCGACACCGCCGACCTCATCCGCGACGGGCTCGGCGCCACCGTCGAACTCACCCTGGGCGCCCTGCTGTTCGTGATCCTGCTCGGCACGGCCTTCGGGGTGCTCGGCGCCACCTCGCGCCGCCGCTGGGTCAGGGGCGTGGTCCGCGTCGCCACCACGGGCGCCCTGGCCGTGCCGCCGTTCGTCACCGGCGTCCTGCTCGTCCTCGTCTTCGCCGTGACCCTCGGCGTCCTCCCGCCCGGTGGCCGCGTGCCGGTCCTGAGCGCCCCCGACCTCGGTGTGCAGTACCTCCTCCTGCCCTCGCTGTGCCTCGCCCTGCCGAGCGCCGCCGTCCTCGGGCGCTACCTCAAGGACGGCATCGAGCGCACCCTTGCCGAGGACTACATGCGCACCGCCACCGCCGCCGGCGTCACGCCCCGCCGTCTGCTGTGGCGGCACGCCATGCCCAACGCGCTGCCGCCCGTGGTCACCCTGCTCGGCATGCAGACCGGCCACCTTCTCGGCGGCGCGGTACTCGTCGAGGCGATCTTCGCCTGGCCGGGCCTCGGGCAGCTCGCGGAAGCGGGCCTCACCCGCCGCGACTACCCCGTCGTCCAGGATCTGCTGCTGCTCCTCGTCACCGTCTTCGTCCTCGTCCAGCTGCTCACCGACGCGGTGTACGCCTGGCTGGACCCCCGGATCAGGTGGGAGTGACCGCCATGAACACCACCCGGCTCCCCGCGCGCCGCCCGTCCCGCGCCCGTAACCCGTACCTCGCCGCACTCGGCACCCTCCGGGGCCGCCTCGGCATCGCGCTCGTCGCCGTGGTCGTCCTCGCCGGACTGCTCGCACCCCTCCTGACCGGCCACGGCCCGACCGACCAGAGCGCCGACGGGCTCCGGCCGTTCGGCGCCCCCGGTCATCCGCTCGGCACCGACGACCTCGGTCGTGACCTGCTCAGCCGTGTCCTCTACGGCATCCGCGCCGACCTGGGCATCATCGCCGTCGCCGTGCCGCTCGGCGCCCTCGCGGGCTGTGTCCTCGCCCTGCTCGCCGCCGCGCACCCGGTCGCCGACACCGTCGTCCAGCGCGCCTTCGACCTGGTCCTCGCCTTCCCCGGACTGATCCTCGCCCTCGCGGTCACCGCCATCCTCGGCCCGGGACGGCTTCCCGTCGTCCTGGTGATCGCGCTCGCCGAGATCCCCGTGTTCGGACGGCTGCTGCGTGGCGGGATCCTCGTCCAGAGAGAGCGCGAGTACGTGGTCGCCGCGCGGGTCGGCGGCACTTCACGCACCCGTGTCCTCGTCCGCCACATCCTGCCCAACGCCACCGACCCGCTCGTCGTTCAGATCGCCGTGTCGCTCACGGTCGCCGTCTTCATCGAAGGCGCCATGAGCTTTCTCGGCGTGGGCGTACGACCTCCGGAACCCACTCTCGGCGGCGTCCTCAGCCAGTCGGTGCCCTACCTCGCACAGGCCCCCCACTTCGCGGCAGGCCCTCTGATCACCGTGACCGCTCTCGTCCTCGGCCTCTCCCTGATCGCCGAGGCACTCAACCGGGAGATACGCCGATGACGACGACCGATCTGCTCGAAGTCCGGGACCTCGGCGTCGAGTTCACCGGACCCGACGGAGACCCGCTGCGGGCGGTCCACGATGTCACCTTCACCCTGCGCCGGGGCGAGACCCTCGCCGTCGTCGGTGAGTCCGGATCCGGCAAGTCCACCACCGCGCTCGCCCTGACCCGGATGCTGCCCGGCACCGGACGCGTCACGGGCGGGACCGTACGCCTCGACGGCCGGGACCTCGCGTCGGCCGGGCCCGACGAGCTGCGTGCCGTACGCGGCGCACGGATCGGCATGATCTTCCAGGACCCGATGACGGCCCTCAATCCGGTGCTCACGGCGGGGCAGCACCTTGACGAGGTGCTGCGCGCCCACGGAGCGGGCGACCGAAAGGCCCGCCGTGCCCGCGCGGGCGAACTCCTCGACCTGGTCGGCATCCCCGAGCCGGGCCGCCGGTTCGACGACCACCCGCACCAGTTCTCCGGCGGCCAGCGCCAGCGCATCCTCATCGCGATGGCCCTGGCCAACGAGCCCGACGTCCTCATCGCCGACGAGCCGACCACCGCCCTCGACGCCACCGTCCAGGACCAGATCCTCACCCTCCTCGCCAAGCTCAACGAGGAGACCGGAACGGCACTCGTCCTGATCACGCACAACATGGGTGTGGTCGCCCGCGCCTGTGAACGCGTCCTGGTGATGTACGGCGGCACCGTCGTCGAGGACGGGCCGACCGCCGAGGTACTCACCCGGCCACGGCACCCGTACACCGCGGGCCTCCTCGCCGCGGTGCCCCGGCTCTCGGCTCCGTCCGGCACCCGGCTCACGGGAATCCCCGGCAGCACGCCCGACCTGACACTCCTCGGTGCCGGGTGCGCCTTCGCCGACAGGTGCGCCCTGGCCGAGGACCGCTGCGGCGTCAGCGCACCCCCTCTGACCGAGGCGGCGGCAGGGGGACGCGTGGCGTGCTGGCCCGCCGCGGAGGGCTCGCGGCCGCTGCCGGGGCCCGCCCGGCCCGCGCGCATCGAACGGCCCGCTCCCGGGGCGGTGGTCCTCGAAGCCGAGAACATCACCAAGGTCTACCGGGGGCGCGGCGCCGGCGCAGGCACCCGCCGCTTCACCGCGCTCGACGGGGTCTCGCTCACCCTCGCCGAGGGAGAGACACTCGGCATCGTCGGAGAGTCCGGCTCGGGGAAGTCCACGCTCGCCCGCGTCCTCGCGCACGCCCATCCGGCGGACGGCGGAACGCTGCGGCTGCGCGGCGGCGACGTCACCCATCCCGCGCGCAAGGCCCTGCACGCGGTGCGCCGCGAGGTACAGATGGTCTTCCAGGACCCGTACGCGTCCCTCAACCCCCGTATGACGGTGGGGGAGATCATCGCCGAGCCGCTCGTCGCGTTCGGCCTCGGCGACCGCGACCGGCGCCGGGACCGCGTCGCGGACCTGCTGCGCCAGGTCGGACTCGACCCCTCCGTCGCCGACCGCCACCCGCGGTCGTTCGCCGGAGGCCAGCGCCAACGCATCGGTATCGCACGGGCGTTGGCACCCGGGCCGTCCGTCCTCATCTGTGACGAGCCCGTCTCCGCACTCGATGTCTCGGTGCAGGCCCAGATCGTCAACCTGCTCTCGGACCTCCAGCGTGACCTCGGCCTCGCACTCGTCTTCATCGCCCACGACCTGGCGGTGGTCCGACAGGTCAGCCACCGGATCGCCGTGATGCACGAGGGCCGCATCGTCGAGAGCGGCAGCGCGGACGAGGTCTGCGAACGGCCCCGTGACCCGTACACCCGCTCCCTGCTCGCGGCAGCACCACATCCCGTACCCGTGGGCGCGCCCGTATGACTGCCCACCCCGCAACGACCTGACCGACCGACCACCCGGCCCACGGAGACATCATGAGCACCCGCCGCGACCCCTACGACGGCTTCCCCGGACGTGTCGGGCGCACCTTCGCCGACTCGGAGCCCGCCTGGCCACCGCGCCGCACCGCGCCGGACCGGGCCCCGAACATCGTCGTCGTACTCGTCGACGACATGGGCTACAGCGACATCGGCCCCTTCGGATCCGAGATCGCCACCCCGGTTCTCGACGAGCTGGCGGCACAGGGCGTGCGGCTGACCAACTACCACACGATGCCGCTGTGTTCGCCCGCCCGGGCCGCCCTGCTCACGGGTCTCAACCCGCACCGCGTGGGCTACGCGATGGTCGCCAACTCCGACCCGGGGTTTCCCGGATACGGCATGGAGATCGCCGACGACATCCCCACCCTCGCCGAACTGCTGCATGACTCCGGCTACGCGACGTACGCCGTCGGGAAGTGGCACCTGGTCCGCGACTCGGCGTCCAACGCCGCCGACCACCGCGGGAACTGGCCGCTCCAGAAGGGCTTCGACCGGTACTACGGCGTCCTCGAAGGGCTCACCAGCCTCTTCCACCCGCATCAACTGGTGCGCGACAACAGCCCTCTCGACATCGACGAGCTGCCCGAGGGCTACTACTACACCGACGACATCACCGACGAGGCCATTTCCATGGTGAAGTCGCTGCGGGCCCACGACCCGGACAAGCCGTTCTTCCTCTACCTCGCGCACAACGCGGTCCACGGCCCGCTCCAGGCCAAGGAGGAGGACATCGCCCGCCATCGCGGGCACTACGACGACGGCTGGGACGCGCTGCGCGACCGGCGCTTCGCCGCCCAGCTCGCAGCCGGCCTCTTCCCGCCCGGCACCGAACTGCCGCAGCGCAACAGCGAGGCCGGACTCGACGTGCCGGCATGGGACTCGCTCACCAAGGACCAACAGCGGCTGTACGCCCGCTACATGGAGGTCTACGCGGCGATGGTCGACAACATCGACCAGAACCTCGGCCGCCTCACCGACACCCTCGACGCACTCGGCGAACTCGACAACACCATCATCGTGTTCACCTCGGACAACGGCGGCACCGGCGAGGGCGGACTCGAAGGCACCCGTTCCTACTTCAGCCGCTTCGTCCACCACCCCCAGCTCCCCTCCGACTGGACCCCGGACGTCGACCGCGACCCCGAACTCATCGGCGGTCCCCGCAGCCTCGTCCACTACCCACGCGGCTGGGGCATGGCCTCCAACACCCCCTTCCGCCTCTACAAGGGACACACCTACGCGGGCGGTGTCCGCGTGCCCTTCGTGCTGTCCTGGCCCGAGGGGGTCCGGGACGGCCGGCTCACCCAGGGCGTGCGACCGCAGTACCAGTACGTCACCGACATCGCCCCCACCCTCCTCGAACTCGCCGGGATCGCCCGCCCGGACAGGCGCGCCGGGGTGCCGCTCCAGGAACTGGACGGCGTCAGCCTCACCCCCGTCCTGGCCGACCCCACTCATGCCTCCACGCACGCCGAGCAGTACTGCGAGATGACCGGCAACCGCAGCTACTACCGCGACGGCCACAAACTCGTCACCCTGCACCGCCCCGGCGCGCCCTACGACGACTCCGAGTGGGCCCTCTACGACATCCGCGCAGATCCCACCGAGATCCACGACCTCGCCGCCCGGCATCCGGAACTGGTGAAGGGGCTGTCGGCCGCGTGGGAGAGCGCGGCCTGGCGCAACGGCGTCTTCCCGCTGCCCGACGGAAGCGGCGCGCTCGCCCGCCGC
This window contains:
- a CDS encoding ABC transporter substrate-binding protein, translated to MTEQYPFTPPDVSRRSTLRAAGAGALLAGLGGLTGCRSAVSEANSSAKEARSRPKRGGILSVAVNTDFTPSLLFAQSSQSYQHRLLYNTLTRYDDGLKPQPELATSWDYAADGRGITLKLRDDVTYHDGRKFTADDVIFAVKNLQNPVRAAQLRATALAVSGFEKRGDHEVVLKLAHPVANLFDLFEFMIITDRHSVEDAVKGTKLNGTGPFRLKKWSPGSGLSLVRNDAYWQPGRPYLDGVELRVMAQADALVSSLRSGQSQLSYQVPGKSLAAVKGNPDLTITSYDTGDGAAYVGVNTTVAPLDDKTVRQAVAWALDRERIVDQTLGGYGLASAAPWPKSSPAFTEAGRTHYTHNPAKARRLLKSAGLTRLRLPLLHLSLPGETAIAESVQYDLKQVGIAVELQPTDPATAQKKLISQDMPALWTMSHGFAQVQPSTLAVSAYPFNEAKNTSKYHSAAYTKVVREAWTTRDTAGAATNAQYRKISGILLDQAFIIDLAIRGRVQVASKKLHGVTLNKFSYLNLDDAYLV
- a CDS encoding ABC transporter permease, with the translated sequence MRSYLLRRLPSALLVLLLASFLIFAILRLVPGDPASSLAGPDASAATVAAIRERLGLNAPLLTQYTSWIGDLARGDLGPSYAIGGDTADLIRDGLGATVELTLGALLFVILLGTAFGVLGATSRRRWVRGVVRVATTGALAVPPFVTGVLLVLVFAVTLGVLPPGGRVPVLSAPDLGVQYLLLPSLCLALPSAAVLGRYLKDGIERTLAEDYMRTATAAGVTPRRLLWRHAMPNALPPVVTLLGMQTGHLLGGAVLVEAIFAWPGLGQLAEAGLTRRDYPVVQDLLLLLVTVFVLVQLLTDAVYAWLDPRIRWE
- a CDS encoding ABC transporter permease, with protein sequence MNTTRLPARRPSRARNPYLAALGTLRGRLGIALVAVVVLAGLLAPLLTGHGPTDQSADGLRPFGAPGHPLGTDDLGRDLLSRVLYGIRADLGIIAVAVPLGALAGCVLALLAAAHPVADTVVQRAFDLVLAFPGLILALAVTAILGPGRLPVVLVIALAEIPVFGRLLRGGILVQREREYVVAARVGGTSRTRVLVRHILPNATDPLVVQIAVSLTVAVFIEGAMSFLGVGVRPPEPTLGGVLSQSVPYLAQAPHFAAGPLITVTALVLGLSLIAEALNREIRR
- a CDS encoding ABC transporter ATP-binding protein produces the protein MTTTDLLEVRDLGVEFTGPDGDPLRAVHDVTFTLRRGETLAVVGESGSGKSTTALALTRMLPGTGRVTGGTVRLDGRDLASAGPDELRAVRGARIGMIFQDPMTALNPVLTAGQHLDEVLRAHGAGDRKARRARAGELLDLVGIPEPGRRFDDHPHQFSGGQRQRILIAMALANEPDVLIADEPTTALDATVQDQILTLLAKLNEETGTALVLITHNMGVVARACERVLVMYGGTVVEDGPTAEVLTRPRHPYTAGLLAAVPRLSAPSGTRLTGIPGSTPDLTLLGAGCAFADRCALAEDRCGVSAPPLTEAAAGGRVACWPAAEGSRPLPGPARPARIERPAPGAVVLEAENITKVYRGRGAGAGTRRFTALDGVSLTLAEGETLGIVGESGSGKSTLARVLAHAHPADGGTLRLRGGDVTHPARKALHAVRREVQMVFQDPYASLNPRMTVGEIIAEPLVAFGLGDRDRRRDRVADLLRQVGLDPSVADRHPRSFAGGQRQRIGIARALAPGPSVLICDEPVSALDVSVQAQIVNLLSDLQRDLGLALVFIAHDLAVVRQVSHRIAVMHEGRIVESGSADEVCERPRDPYTRSLLAAAPHPVPVGAPV
- a CDS encoding arylsulfatase, with the protein product MSTRRDPYDGFPGRVGRTFADSEPAWPPRRTAPDRAPNIVVVLVDDMGYSDIGPFGSEIATPVLDELAAQGVRLTNYHTMPLCSPARAALLTGLNPHRVGYAMVANSDPGFPGYGMEIADDIPTLAELLHDSGYATYAVGKWHLVRDSASNAADHRGNWPLQKGFDRYYGVLEGLTSLFHPHQLVRDNSPLDIDELPEGYYYTDDITDEAISMVKSLRAHDPDKPFFLYLAHNAVHGPLQAKEEDIARHRGHYDDGWDALRDRRFAAQLAAGLFPPGTELPQRNSEAGLDVPAWDSLTKDQQRLYARYMEVYAAMVDNIDQNLGRLTDTLDALGELDNTIIVFTSDNGGTGEGGLEGTRSYFSRFVHHPQLPSDWTPDVDRDPELIGGPRSLVHYPRGWGMASNTPFRLYKGHTYAGGVRVPFVLSWPEGVRDGRLTQGVRPQYQYVTDIAPTLLELAGIARPDRRAGVPLQELDGVSLTPVLADPTHASTHAEQYCEMTGNRSYYRDGHKLVTLHRPGAPYDDSEWALYDIRADPTEIHDLAARHPELVKGLSAAWESAAWRNGVFPLPDGSGALARRNPAEERLARPLTLLPGTPELERYRSSRLISFRSFDIEVAVDAPGEGVLVSHGDQGGGYVLYAEDGRLRFAYNEYGVLHETDAGPVPEGPYEVTVAATAEKGLRWRFSVAVDGVERAAPDSVHQLIGMAPFQGISVGVDRRSPVSWPVHERHGSFRHAGRLRSVTYRPGAPAPDSPAAVAAALREAAAAFE